Within the Pseudomonas sp. SL4(2022) genome, the region GCTGCGTCTACTGATCGGGATTTCCCTGACCGTGGTGTTTGTGCTCGGCGAAAGCTGGATCAACCAGTTGGTTGAGGACCGTCTGCGCGGCCGTCTGGTGGCCTTGTATGGCACCGGGTTTGCGCTCAGCCAGTTAAGCGGACCGTTGTTGTTGACGGTGTTGGGCACCGACAGCGATCGCGGTTTTTGGTTGTCGGCGGCGTTGCTGGTCGCAGGCAGCGTGTTGCTGCTGGGGCGTGGCGGTGCACCCAAGGTGGATGCGTACAGCGCTTCGGGGCGTGGCATTGTCGAGTTTTGCCGCACGTCACCGGCAATTGCCTGGGCGGTGGTGCTGTTTGCTGCCTTTGAGGCCATGGTGCTGACCTTGCTGCCGGTGTACCTGGTGCGCGAAGGTTTTGTGCAGCAGATGGCGCTGATCATGGTCAGCGTGGTGGTGATCGGTGATGCGGCGCTGCAATTGCCGATCGGCTGGTTGGCCGATCGTGTACCGCGACAGACGTTGTTCCGCTGTTGCGGCGTGGTGCTGTTGCTGTCGAGTCTGAGCATCCCGTCATTGCTGCACACGCCGCTGATCTGGGTCGTGCTGGTGCTGTTTGGTGCCAGCGCGGGCGGCCTCTACACCCTGTCGCTGATTCTGGTCGGGCAGCGCTATCGTGACGATGCGCTGGTGCGCGCCAACTCGCATATCGCCCTGCTCTGGGGGGCGGGTTGTCTGCTCGGGCCGTTGTCGACGGGGGCTGCCAGTCAGTGGGTCAGCGGCCACGCCCTGCCGATGTTGATGGCGGTGGGCGCGGCGCTGTTTGTCTGGCTGGCGTTTCAGCGGGGTGCATTCAGCGAGGTGGCGGCCATCAAGGCGTGACCGTAACCTCTGCGCTGTTGTGTACGAGCTGTTGCTCGGCGAGCAGCGCGGCCACGCATTCGCCCACCTGGCGAATTGACTGTTCAAGCGCTGGAGTGGGTTGGCCGGCGTAGTTGATGCGCAGGCAATTGCGGTATTTGCCGGCGGCGGAAAAGATGCTGCCGGGGGCGATCTGGATTTTATGTGGGAGCAGTGCGCGGTTCAGGCGCTGGCTGTCAAATCCCTGTGGCAGCTCCAGCCACAACATAAAGCCGCCCTGGGGCCGGCTGACCCGCGTGCCGGCGGGGAAGTAGCGGCTGACCCAGTCGATCATGCAGTCGCGGTTGCGCGCGTACTGGCTGCGCATCCGGCGTAGGTGCGGCTCGTAATGCCCGCTGGCGATGTATTCGGCCAGGGCCAGCTGTGGCAGCTGCGCGGCCATGCCGGTGCTCATGTATTTGAGGTGCAGCACCTGTTGCAGGTAGCGGCCCGGGGCAATCCAGCCGGCCCGCAGGCCGGGGGCCAGGGTTTTGGAAAACGAACTGCAGAACAGCACGCGACCGTCCTCGTCGAATGATTTGATGCTGCGTGGGCGTGGGTAGCTGTAGGCCAGCTCGCCGTAAACATCATCCTCGATAATCGCCACGTCATAGCGCTGCGCCAGGGCCAGCAGGGCGCGCTTGTTGGCCTCCGGCATGATGTAACCGAGCGGGTTGTTGCAGTTGGGGGTGAGCTGGATGGCCTTGATCGGCCATTGCTCCAGCGCGAGCTCCAGTGCCTCCAGGCTGATCCCGGTAAGCGGGTCGGTGGGCAGTTCCAGGGCCTTCATGCCGTAGCCCTTGAGTGCCTGCATCACGCCATGAAAGCTCGGTGAGTCCACGGCCACGATGTCGCCCGGCTCGCAAACCGCGCGAATGGCCACGGACAAGGCCTCGTGGCAGCCGGTGGTGGTGACGATCTCTTCAATGGCGATCTGGCAGCCGGAGTCGAGCATCAGGCGTGACAGTTGTGCGCGCAGGCCAGGGTCACCATACAGGCTGCCATAGCTCAGCTCCTTGACCTCCTGGCGGCGGCTCATGCGTGACAGGATGCGCAGCAGCGGTTTCAGGGTCGGGCTGCTGATATCCGGCATGCCACGCCCCAGTTGCAGCACATCACCGCCTGGCGGCCGGCTGATCAGTTCGAGCACCTGGTCCCACTGGGAAATAT harbors:
- a CDS encoding MFS transporter, which codes for MNWMTYFAVSAAVVIVGLALGVTLPLVSFRLESWGYGSFAIGVMAAMPAIGVLLGARITGHLAGWFGTPQTLRLCLLASAASVALLSVMPSYPLWLLLRLLIGISLTVVFVLGESWINQLVEDRLRGRLVALYGTGFALSQLSGPLLLTVLGTDSDRGFWLSAALLVAGSVLLLGRGGAPKVDAYSASGRGIVEFCRTSPAIAWAVVLFAAFEAMVLTLLPVYLVREGFVQQMALIMVSVVVIGDAALQLPIGWLADRVPRQTLFRCCGVVLLLSSLSIPSLLHTPLIWVVLVLFGASAGGLYTLSLILVGQRYRDDALVRANSHIALLWGAGCLLGPLSTGAASQWVSGHALPMLMAVGAALFVWLAFQRGAFSEVAAIKA
- a CDS encoding PLP-dependent aminotransferase family protein, whose protein sequence is MTLYVNLAELLGARIEQGLYRPGDRLPSVRALSMEHGVSLSTVQQAYRHLEDQGLATPKPKSGYFVPQARQQPALPMVSRAAQRPVDISQWDQVLELISRPPGGDVLQLGRGMPDISSPTLKPLLRILSRMSRRQEVKELSYGSLYGDPGLRAQLSRLMLDSGCQIAIEEIVTTTGCHEALSVAIRAVCEPGDIVAVDSPSFHGVMQALKGYGMKALELPTDPLTGISLEALELALEQWPIKAIQLTPNCNNPLGYIMPEANKRALLALAQRYDVAIIEDDVYGELAYSYPRPRSIKSFDEDGRVLFCSSFSKTLAPGLRAGWIAPGRYLQQVLHLKYMSTGMAAQLPQLALAEYIASGHYEPHLRRMRSQYARNRDCMIDWVSRYFPAGTRVSRPQGGFMLWLELPQGFDSQRLNRALLPHKIQIAPGSIFSAAGKYRNCLRINYAGQPTPALEQSIRQVGECVAALLAEQQLVHNSAEVTVTP